DNA from Lactobacillus sp. ESL0791:
GGCAGTCCGCTCCAAGTATGCCGGCCACGGTTACGCGACGCAGATGCTGCGGGCGGCAATCGACCTTGTCCACAGTGAGAAGCCTGGAGTTAGTTCCATCATGATTGACACCCACGAAAATAATAAGGCAATGCAGCACTTGATTAAAAAGATCGGTTTTGAACAAATTGCCTCATTTGACGGAATCTATCATCCGGGGGAATTATCTTACGCTTACGAATATAACTTAAAATAATTTAGGCAAAAGAAAAACGAATCACTATTTTACGGGTGGTTCGTTTTTTGCTTAAAAAATATTTTCTAGCCGTTAGCAACTGTGAAACGGGTTTGGTGGTGCTTCGGAGTAATCAGTTCATCAACCAAAGCTGCCGCCATGGTCCCGGCAGTGGTGACGGACTCGTGGTGATCGTTATAGAGAAGCTCGTTGTCGCCGGATAATATTTTGGCTGTCTTTTTACCCGGAATAAAACTGAGGGCAGGTGAGACACCAAACCAGTCAACGTTATCAACGTTTTGCAAAAACTGGTATTCCTTATATTGATTTTGCGGGGTAGCGCGCCAGGATTTAGTTGTCGGATCTTTTTCAAAATCCTTAACAACCAAGTGGTGATCGCTTCCCGTGGTTAGGCTGCCGGCGCCGAGGATAACACCCAGGCGAATTTTGCTGTTTTCCCGCAGCAAGTGAACGAGATGCGCCGCTAGGTCGGTCTGCAGGTATGCCTTGTTAGGAGTGGTGGCGAAGGCATCCAGGACAGCAGCGCAGCCCGCGAAATCTTCTTTAGTCAGCGTGAAGGCGTCTTTGGCCAAAACTTCGATTTGGGGTACTTCTTCTTTCAGCTGGGTCAGCTTTTCTTCAGAGCGGCCGTTAGCAACAACGGCAATTCCTTGTTTAACTGCTGCCTTGACAAAGGCTGAACCCGCCATTCCGGTGGCCCCGACTACAAAAACTTTCATATTTATCTCCTTAACAGTTCTGCATTTTTACTTTTTTCTATCATCGTTTGTCTAAGTTTAATAAGTCAATTAGTAAGCAGTGTGAATAAAAAAGCTAAAATTAATCAGCTTTTTTATTATCTTTTGTAAAAGGAGCCGTTTGCATCATTATAGTTGAGACGAATCTTTTTATTAAAGTAATAAGTATTATGACCATGATCATTTACAACCAGCGTCCGTAATTTTTTCCCTTTGTAATTAATGGAAGTAGTTGATAAATATTGCCGAAACTGTGGCATCTTTTTTCCAATGTAGATCAAATACTTATTATTGTTATACTTTTTCACCGTTACTTTTCGATAATGCGGTTTCTGTCCCGTATCATACAAGGCCTGGGTATTTTTGGTATACTTTTGTACGGCCCAGCTTGTGCCGATATTATGCTGATACCAGCTGCCGCGTAATTTTTTAGGAACCGTGTGGCTGGTTTTAACTTTGGCTGCGACAACTGGTTGGTTGAACGCACTTGTGTTGATAGCAGCACTACCGATAAGGCCGAGACTGGTAATTGTCGCTGCTAAAATTTTTTTATAACGCAAAATAATAACCTCTTTCTTTTTTTTCAATAATAAAAATTTGTCTATATTTTACACTAATTTTATCGGAAAGTATATCATCTGTAATTAATCTGCTATTCATTTAGATAAAAATAGTGGATTATTATTGTCAAGTTAATCCTATTATTAGACAGATTACAAACAATGAAACATGCCAGATACAATATTGTCAAGATTATTCCTGAGTGCTAAAATTTATTTCACTAACTTAATTTATCATTGATTGCCTATACAATTTCATAATCTGCTTAGGTTTTTTTACCTGAACGGACTATCAGCAAACTTCAAAATATTAATGTCCTATTATTTTACTAGCTTGAGGTAATCGCTTTTTGGAGAGGTTCTTATGAAAAATAAATATACTGCTAATCAAAAGTGGACTGTTGCGTCATTTTCGCTCGGAACAATGTTGGAAGGCATGGATGTGATGCTGCTTTCTTTTGCCTTAATCCCGATTATTACCGAGCTGCATATTAGTGGGGCAGCTGGCGGCATGATCAGCTGGATTACCACCCTGGGCATGTTGGTGGGTTCAATCGTTTTTGGAACGTTGGCTGACACCTTTGGGCGGGTGAAAACTTTTAACTATACCCTGTTGATTGTCGGAGTTGCTACCGGCTTAATGTATTTTGCCAATAATATTTATTTGATTTACCTGCTGCGCTTTTTCGTGGGCTTTGGTAACGGAGGTGAATACGGCACCGGGGTCACCCTGGTGACGGAAAACTTTAAGGATAAAAAAATCGGCACCCTGCTGGGTTTTATCCAAACGGTTGGTGAAATGGGCGTAATTATTGCGGCCCTTTTGTCGTCGGTTATTTTGCCGCGGTATGGTTGGCATGCCCTGTTTCTTCTCGGATTGCTGCCGATTATCTTTGCCTTTTTTGTCAGAATGAACTTAAAGGAAAATCCTAATTTTGTGGCTCATGCAAATAAAGAAAAGAAGAAATTCTCGCTCAGTAAGTTCGGACAACTGTTTGCTGGTCCCAAGATTGCCTGGCAGACAATTGCCATTATTATTATGGTGACAGTTGAAAATGCCGGCTACTATGGCCTAATTAACTGGCTGCCATCAATCATGCAGAAAAAATTAGGCGTCAGCATTACCAAATCGTCCTTATGGATGATCACAACGATTATTGGTGTCTGCCTGGGAATGATCGTTTTTGGCAAGGTCTTGGATAATTTTGGCCCGCGGATTGCCTTTACAATTTTTAATTTAGGTGCGGCAGTCTTGGTGTACACGATTCTAACCGCATCCAGCGGCTTAACCTTGCTGCTGTCTACCACCTTTGTCGGTTTCTTTGCTGGTGCGACCTATATGGGTTTCGGCGTGATTGTCAGCCAGCTGTACCCAATGAGCATCAGGGATACGGCCAACAGTTTTATCATGAGCTGCGGCAAGGCCATTGGTGGTTTTTCTTCGGTTGTGATTGGCTTTTTGATGGATCACTCGACTCTGATGATGATCATCGTCTTTTTGTCAGTTATTTATCTTGTCAGTACGCTAGCACTCTATACGATACCAAGCTTGAAGAGTAAGAAGTTTAATTAGGAGGAGAATATGGAAACGGATTTAAAGGAATTTATTGCCGGACTGCCAAAGGCTGAACTGCACGTTCATGTTGAGGGCACGCTGGAGCCGGATCTAGAGTTTGCCTGTGCGCAGCGCAACCACATTGATATTGGTGCCAAAACGGTGTCAGACATCGATCACAGCTATGGTTATGGACTGGAAGAGTTCTTGAAGGCCTATTACACAGGGATGAAAGTCCTGCGTACCGAGCAGGATTTTTATGACCTGACCTGGGCCTACCTGCAAAAGATGGCCCACAGCAGTGTCAAACACGTTGAATTATTCTTTGACCCGCAGGCGCATACAAGCCGCGGAGTCAGTTTTGCTGCGGTAATCACTGGAATTCACCGGGCAATTGTTGATGCTCGTGCACTTGGGGTTGATACCCAGCTGATCATGTGTTTTTTGCGGGACTTTTCAAAGGAATCGGCGTGGCAAACTTTGCTGGCGGCGGAACCCTACCGTGAAAAAGGCTGGCTCACAGGTGTGGGGCTTGACTCAGCCGAACACCATAATCCGCCGCTCAAGTTTATGCTGGTTTTTGCTAAGGCCAAAAGCCTGGGCTACCAGCTGACGATGCACTGTGACCCCAGGCAGGTGGATTCGGTTGCCCACATTAAGGAGGCACTGGAGGTGATTGAGGTTGATCGGTTGGACCACGGAACCAATATCACTGAAGATCCGGATTTGCTAGATTATTTACTTAAGCAGGATTTAGGTATTACTGTTTGTCCGATTGCTTATTATTACACGCGGCAGAATATGGAGCTTACGGCCATTAAGGAGCTGTTTGCCCGCGGTGCAAAGGTCAGCC
Protein-coding regions in this window:
- the add gene encoding adenosine deaminase, which produces METDLKEFIAGLPKAELHVHVEGTLEPDLEFACAQRNHIDIGAKTVSDIDHSYGYGLEEFLKAYYTGMKVLRTEQDFYDLTWAYLQKMAHSSVKHVELFFDPQAHTSRGVSFAAVITGIHRAIVDARALGVDTQLIMCFLRDFSKESAWQTLLAAEPYREKGWLTGVGLDSAEHHNPPLKFMLVFAKAKSLGYQLTMHCDPRQVDSVAHIKEALEVIEVDRLDHGTNITEDPDLLDYLLKQDLGITVCPIAYYYTRQNMELTAIKELFARGAKVSLNSDDPAYKGDTYINDVYYRFAQEAHWGKDELAQIAKNSFTSSWLSVEAKKAYLKQVDDYVKANN
- a CDS encoding NAD(P)-dependent oxidoreductase; translation: MKVFVVGATGMAGSAFVKAAVKQGIAVVANGRSEEKLTQLKEEVPQIEVLAKDAFTLTKEDFAGCAAVLDAFATTPNKAYLQTDLAAHLVHLLRENSKIRLGVILGAGSLTTGSDHHLVVKDFEKDPTTKSWRATPQNQYKEYQFLQNVDNVDWFGVSPALSFIPGKKTAKILSGDNELLYNDHHESVTTAGTMAAALVDELITPKHHQTRFTVANG
- a CDS encoding MFS transporter, which gives rise to MKNKYTANQKWTVASFSLGTMLEGMDVMLLSFALIPIITELHISGAAGGMISWITTLGMLVGSIVFGTLADTFGRVKTFNYTLLIVGVATGLMYFANNIYLIYLLRFFVGFGNGGEYGTGVTLVTENFKDKKIGTLLGFIQTVGEMGVIIAALLSSVILPRYGWHALFLLGLLPIIFAFFVRMNLKENPNFVAHANKEKKKFSLSKFGQLFAGPKIAWQTIAIIIMVTVENAGYYGLINWLPSIMQKKLGVSITKSSLWMITTIIGVCLGMIVFGKVLDNFGPRIAFTIFNLGAAVLVYTILTASSGLTLLLSTTFVGFFAGATYMGFGVIVSQLYPMSIRDTANSFIMSCGKAIGGFSSVVIGFLMDHSTLMMIIVFLSVIYLVSTLALYTIPSLKSKKFN